One Candidatus Binatia bacterium genomic window, TGCCCGACGTCGGCGACCCCGAGCTCGCGGAGGTCGAGTTCGCGCTGATCATGAACACCTGCCTCGGCTGGCTCGCGCCGAGCGCGGATCCGGTCGAGGCCGCGGCGCAGAAGGCGCGGCTCGACGCCATGTACGAGCTCACGAAGATCCCGGGACCGCACTCCAACCTGGTGCACGTGATGGGCTTCTCGGTGCTCGCGATGGGGCAGATGGTCAAAGACCGCAAGGCGTTGCGCGGCCGTCGGCCGGGGTGGAACCAGACCGTCGACTACGGCCGCTACTTCGGCGAGGACTTCGACGCCTGGGTGCCGCGCTTCGGCCCCGGCCCGGGGCGCCGCAAGATGTCCCAGAACTCGTTCCTCGACTTCAAGCACGGGGCGGCGCGGCGCGTGAACTATCCGATCCTCTCGTTCTCGGGGGTCAGCGATCACATCTGCACGCCGTCCTTCCAGAAGGTCTACGACGACGCCGCGAAGATGGCCGGCAAGGACCACGCGATGATCTGGGGCAGCACGGGCGGGCACTGCGTGTTCACGCCGTACGAGCTGCGCGCGGTGGTCGAGGAGTACCTCGAGTGGCTCGACAGCTACGGCACGCCGAACGAGGACAAGCCGACCACGGCGGACGTGCTCGCGCGCTGCCTGTCGCTGCCCGGGGCGAGCCCGTCGCAGTGCAACTTCGACACGGAGTTCACGCCGCCGCCGCTGACCGACTACATCCCGCCGCGCCCCGACTGGCCGGTGGCGGCGCGGCAGCCGCTGCCGTGAGGCGCGCCGCGCGCGTGCGACGATCCGCGGACGTCGCGCGCGCGCTCGCCGACGTCGCCTAGCGTCGCCGCGGACGGTCTCGCGCGCGTGGCGCCGGCGTGACCACGCGCCGCCGTCAGGGCACCAGCACGACCTTGCCGATGTTGCGGCGCTCCTGGATGTACGCGTGCGCCGCCGGCGCCTCGGCGAACGAGAACGCGCGGTCGACGTGCGGCCGCACCTTGCCCTCGGCCCACCAGCGCAGGATCGTGTCGAGCCAGCTCGACAGGCGGTCGACCTGGTCCCACATCCGCCCGAGGTTGACGCCGAGCACGCCCTTGTTGCCGTTCATCAGCGACACGGGATTGATCTGCAGCCACGGCACCGACGCGAGCGCGCGGATCCCGCCGAGCAGCGAGCGCTCCTTGCCGGTCGCCGCCGACGACATGCCGAAGCAGACGAGGCGTCCCGTCGGCGCGAGCAGGCGCAGGCCCTTGCGCCACGAGTCGCCGCCGATCGGGTCGAGGATCAGGTCGACGCCGCGTCCGCCGGAGAGGCGCGCGACCTCGAGCTCGTAGTCCTGCGTGCGGTAGTCGATCGCGTGCGTGAGCCCGCGCTCGCGCACGAAGTCGTGCTTGCTCGCCGACGCCGTGCCGTAGGTCTCGACGCCGCCGATCACGTTGCACAGGTCGATCGCGGCGAGCCCCACGCCGCCGGCGGCCTGGTGGATCAGCACGCGATCGCCCGGACGCACGCGGCCCATCTCGAAGATCATCTGGTAGGCCGTGAGGTAGTTGACCGGGATCGCGGCCGCGGTCTGCGCGTCGAGCCCGGGCGGACGGCGCACCGCCTGCTTCTCGGGCACGACGACGACGTCCGAGTAGCCGCCGAAGCGGGTGAGGGCGAGCACCTCCTCGCCGACGCGTGCGCTCGCGACGCCGGGGCCGATCGCGTCGATCGTGCCCGCGACCTCGTAGCCGACGACGCACGGGACCTTCGGCGCGTCGGGGTAGAAGCCGAGCCGCGCCGAGACGTCGGCGAAGTTGATGCCGCTCGCGGCGACGCGGATGCGGACCTGTCCGGGGCCAGGGTTGGGATCGGTGGTCTCCCGCACCTTGAGCACCTCGGGAGGACCGACCTTGGTGATCCATACCTGTCGCATGCGGAGGCTCCTTCGCGCGCGCCGTCAGGCGATGCCGAGCGCGCGGTAGCGTGCCGAGAGCGCGACGTAGTTGGCGGCCGAGCGCCGCAGGTGCTCGAGCT contains:
- a CDS encoding medium chain dehydrogenase/reductase family protein, whose product is MRQVWITKVGPPEVLKVRETTDPNPGPGQVRIRVAASGINFADVSARLGFYPDAPKVPCVVGYEVAGTIDAIGPGVASARVGEEVLALTRFGGYSDVVVVPEKQAVRRPPGLDAQTAAAIPVNYLTAYQMIFEMGRVRPGDRVLIHQAAGGVGLAAIDLCNVIGGVETYGTASASKHDFVRERGLTHAIDYRTQDYELEVARLSGGRGVDLILDPIGGDSWRKGLRLLAPTGRLVCFGMSSAATGKERSLLGGIRALASVPWLQINPVSLMNGNKGVLGVNLGRMWDQVDRLSSWLDTILRWWAEGKVRPHVDRAFSFAEAPAAHAYIQERRNIGKVVLVP